A stretch of Lacipirellulaceae bacterium DNA encodes these proteins:
- a CDS encoding site-specific integrase: protein MLPHLDTKQAEELGLIQRRKRKDGNVKLLTLSEGRTAYEQHLARPRVAGGVKKSTRKRYRTVFDKFVEFAEANQIATWNRVTEKELYGYAAHLESKGYASKSIRNELVTLSGCVRWLIEDGQLAGVEPIKLKLRKVESQHGYCYTVDEVSAMIERCSKSEELHWLRDIIVTLACTGFRISELGSLRWSDIDFEKGQLKLHDESGHAAGERDERRQTKSGRSRSLPLYPELSKVLKTKKRKGRNIFNGPRGGAFKPDTARRIFVRDVIEPLSEKFPSHDGELSFKDGRFHSFRHYFCSKCANSGVPERIVMQWLGHADSEMIKHYYHLHDEEAKRQMNHLDFLGRNNGRSVDEAGDNNDEEDAGPSGPEART from the coding sequence TTGCTACCGCATCTGGACACGAAGCAGGCAGAAGAACTGGGGCTAATCCAGAGAAGAAAACGCAAGGATGGAAACGTCAAGCTACTTACATTGAGCGAAGGTCGCACAGCTTACGAGCAGCATCTTGCACGACCGCGTGTCGCTGGAGGTGTCAAGAAGTCGACGCGTAAGCGATACCGAACAGTCTTCGATAAGTTCGTTGAGTTTGCGGAGGCTAACCAAATTGCAACATGGAACCGCGTCACCGAAAAAGAGCTCTATGGATACGCAGCCCACCTAGAGAGCAAGGGTTACGCCAGTAAGTCGATTCGAAACGAACTCGTGACACTTTCAGGGTGCGTTCGCTGGCTCATTGAGGATGGCCAGCTGGCGGGGGTGGAGCCGATTAAACTGAAACTCCGAAAAGTAGAGAGTCAGCACGGATACTGCTACACGGTTGATGAAGTCAGCGCAATGATTGAGCGTTGCTCGAAATCGGAGGAGTTGCACTGGCTACGCGACATCATCGTCACCCTAGCCTGCACAGGTTTCAGAATTTCGGAACTTGGATCATTGCGGTGGTCAGATATCGATTTCGAGAAAGGTCAGTTAAAGCTCCATGACGAATCAGGGCATGCTGCTGGTGAACGCGACGAACGAAGGCAAACCAAGAGCGGTCGTAGTCGTTCGCTTCCTCTCTACCCTGAGCTGTCGAAGGTACTTAAGACGAAGAAAAGAAAAGGGAGGAACATATTCAATGGCCCGCGTGGCGGAGCGTTTAAGCCCGATACCGCGCGACGCATCTTCGTAAGGGATGTCATCGAACCACTCTCGGAGAAGTTTCCATCTCATGACGGTGAACTCAGCTTCAAAGATGGTCGCTTTCATAGCTTCCGACACTACTTCTGTTCAAAATGTGCAAATAGCGGCGTCCCTGAACGAATCGTGATGCAGTGGCTCGGACACGCAGACAGCGAAATGATCAAGCATTATTACCACCTGCACGACGAAGAAGCGAAACGTCAGATGAATCACTTAGATTTCCTCGGTAGGAACAACGGACGTTCCGTTGACGAAGCCGGGGACAACAACGATGAGGAGGATGCCGGACCCAGTGGTCCTGAGGCAAGAACTTGA